The following DNA comes from Arcobacter cloacae.
ATTTTCTAAATCTTTTTGTAAGTCATTAGATTTTAAATATTTTTGAGTCATAGTAACAATACCAAAATCAAAACTTTTAGCTTGATAATTTTCATTACAATTAACTATTATTTCTGTAGATCCACCACCAATATCCAGTAAAATGAAATTATCAGATTCTATTTTTTCTCTTTTTAAGGCATATTTTACAGCTAATAAAGTAAGTCTAGCCTCTTCATCTCCATCAATTATTTTAAAGTCTAATTGCGTCTCTTTTTTTAAACATTCTAAAACCTCTTGACTATTTGAGGCTTTTCTCATTGCAGCCGTTGTTACACAAATAGCCTCTTTAGGATTGTAATTTATAATTTCTATAGAATGATTTATAGCCTTTATAACTCTAGCTATAGCTTCTTTAGAAATAATACCTGTATCAACTAATCCATCAGCCATTCCAACCACTTCATTATGCTCTGAAATAATTTGATGATTTAAACAATCATATTTTAAAACACGAAAAGAGTTAGAACCTAAATCTACACTTACTATTTGATTATTCATAAATATTTATTTCTAACTATTATAAATGTGGTATTTTAATTTTAGAATTTAACAAATAACCTATTACAATCATCATAAATAAAACAAAAGTTTCATTTATAAAACCTGTTAAATAAATCAAATAAACAAGCCATAATAATATAGCTCCAAGAGGTGTTGGTATTCCTGTAAAATACTTTTCAACCTTACCTTCATCAGCATTTATATTAAATTGAATTAATCTTCTAAGTCCTGAAATTACATAATAAACAAAAGCAAAAATCACCAAAGGCATACTTAAAAAAGCCTCTTTAGTATCAACTACTGCAAAATATATAAACATAGCAGGAACAATAACAAAAGATAAAAAATCAGCATAAGAATCAAGTTGAATACCAAATTGTGTTGATAAATTATACTTTCTTGCAATTTTTCCATCAATAATATCAAATCCACCTGCAAGCCAAGCAAAAAGTGCAGCTGCGAAAAACTCTTGATGAGTCAAAAAATATATTGCAAAAATTCCAGATGCAATATTAAAAAAAGTAACTATGTTAGCTAAGTTGAAATGGTTATGTTTATTAAATAAAAAACTCATTATTTCCCTTCATTGTATATATGATATTGATTTCTTCCATTTTCTTTAGATTTATATAAACTTTCATCTGCAAACTTATAAAGTTTATTAGCAGAAATATAACTATTGGGATTATATATTATAGCTCCCATTGAAATTGAAATTACGTCGAGTATTTTACTATTTTTATGCTCAATTTGTAATTCTAATATTTTTTTATTCATATCTTTTAAACAATTTTCCAATATATTTTCATTTATATCAAATAAAATTACTCCAAATTCTTCTCCACCAAGTCTAAATACAAATTCATACTTTTTACTAAAATACTCTTTTAAAGTTTGTGCAACTTTTTTAAGTGCAATATCTCCCATGTCATGTCCATAGGTATCATTATATTGTTTAAAATAATCAATATCAACCATTATAAAAGCACATTGCCAATTATTTGCATTTGAAATAAAAGGCATATTATCAAAAATGGTATCAAAATATTTTCTATTATACAATTGAGTCATTCCATCAGTTATTGCTTCTATTTGATATTTTTTATTTAATACAGTTAACTGTTTATCTTTTTTTATTACTTGTAATATAATAAATACAATAACTGCAAAAGATAAAATCAAAATTGTAACAATATTATAAAAAAGATAATTCTTCATCTCTTCATAATCTTCTAAAAAAGTTTTTCTTTGTTTAAATGCTTCTTGAGTTTCATATTTTATTAAAAAATCAATTCTTTTTAAAATATTTAAAAATACGGTATATTTATTCTCTTTAAATGAATCTATTATCTCTTGATTAATTGTGTCAACAACTATTTTTTCATCTTTTGTTTTATAAGCATTATAGTAATAATCCCATTCTTGAAAAATTATCTCTTGTTCTTTTTTAAAATCACAATTGAATTTAACTTTTCTACAAGATACTATTTCTTGATAATTATCAGCAATAATTTGAAGTTTAATGATTGGAATTAAGTTTGCAAAATAAATAATATCAATTTGCTTTTTCAATTTATCCACTTGACTATTAAATAGAAGTGCTGAAATAATCAATGTTGCAAGAACTGTGCAAACAAGTAATAACAATTTTAATGTAGTTGATTTTAAAAATTTATATAACATTAAGTTATTTTATCCAATTTTAGATTTAAAATAAGTAAAAAATTTTATTTACATTTTCTAGTATTTTGTGATAGAATTAAAAGAAATGGGTTTTAGTTTATGGAAATATATGACAGTTATCAAAATACCTCTTCTTTATATCAACAAATTGCTATAAAAAAGAGTGAATTATCAAATATAGATAAAAAAGAGTTCGAAAAATCTACTTTTGAAAAAAATGATACTGTTGTTTTAGGTGAAAAAAACTATGATGAAAATGATTATCAAAGGGTTTTAAATAAATTTAAAAACAAAGATAATGAAATAAGAACACATGAGCAAACACATGCATCAGGTGCTCAAACAACAACGGCAATTAGTTATAATTACCAAGTTGGTCCAGATGGAAAACTTTATGCAACAGGAGGAAGTGTTAGATTTGATACTTCAATTCCGCAAGACCCACAAAGTGCAAAAGTAAAACTTGAACAGCTAAAAGATGCTTCAAGTTCAGTGGGATCTTTAAGTGGTGCTGATGCAAGTATTGCTCAAGTTGCAAACTTAAATAAAATGTTATTAGAAAGCTTAAAGGAAGGATTTAATTATGAGAATAGATAATAATTTAAATGCTATGGTTGCTTCAGAATTACAAGTAAATGAAATGGCAACGAATCTTGCAAGTGTAGCAAATACAGTAGCTGATCCAAAATTTCAAGAAGTTACAGCCGATTTAATTGAGTCTATAGTTGGTCAAATTCCAGAGATTGTCTCTTATTCTGCTAATGCAAAAAGTATAGAGACACAAAATGCTGTTTCTGATATGATGTTAAATATTAAGGCTTAGTTATGTCTAAAATAAATGTAGTTTGCCCTCATTGCTTAAAAGTTAATGCAATTCCTTTAAAAGATAGTTATACTAAAGCGAATTGTGGAGAGTGTAAAAAATCACTACTAGAAACAACTCCTTTAGAATTGAGTGAAAAAAATTTTGATCATGTTATTGTGAATTCTGAAATTCCAGTAATTGTTGATTTTTGGGCGCCTTGGTGTGGACCTTGTAAAATGTTTGCTCCTATTTTTAATGATGTTGCAAAAAAATATCCATTAAAAGCTTTGTTTGTAAAAGTAAACACTGAAGCTGAACAAAACTTAGGAGCAAGATTTGCTATTAGGTCTATTCCAACTCTTGTTGTTTATAAAAATGGAGTTGAGAAAAAAAGAGTAAGTGGAGCTTTAGATCCACTAAGATTAGTTAATTTAGTAAATGAAAATTTATAAAAACTATTTATTAGTTTTTATAAATTTAGCTAAATCTTTTATTTCATTTTCATTAAATACTTTGACACCATTTTCCTCAAGTAGTCTTGCTGTTAAACCCTGACCATCAATCAATTTAGAAGAAAAAGTTCCATCGTAAATCTGTTTGTTCCCACAAGAAGGAGATTTAGCTTTTAAAAGTGCTACTTTGATATTCTCTTCTTTACAAATATCTAATGCCTTTTTTGCACCTAATAAAAAATTTATTGTAACATCATCACCTTTCTCATTTTTTACTATAAAAGGCTTATCATTTTTTATAATTTCAGAAGAAGCTCTTGGAACTGGTAAACCACCTGCTACTTCAGGACAAAAAGAGTAAATCTCATTTTCACACAAAATATCCATAAATAGCTCTTTTATTGAAAAAGTAAAACTTGGAGTAAATGCAATTGATGAATTATTTCCATCATATCTTACATCTTCTCCCAATAAACATGAAGATATCAATATCTTCATATTAGTTCATCTTCTTTTATATTTGCGTCTATCTCTTTTATATCTTTATAAAAAAAAGTTGATAACTGTATGTTTTTAAATGCTGCTTTCATCGATACAAAAATCTTTGGATTCTCTTCTTCAAGTTTTGCTAATAACTCTTTTGTAGTAGCTCTTGCATGTGGCATTTTTACATCAAATCTAAGACCTGGACAAGCTTCATCACCGATTACATTTATTTCATTTGTATTTGCAAAAGCACGTAATTGTCTCTCTCTACAAAAAATCAAAGGTCGAATTACTTCTAAGCCATTTTCAGCCTTATAAATTGGAGGCATAGAACGCATTGTTCCATTATAAAAGAAATTCATAAAAAATGATTCCATTGCATCATCTAAATGATGTCCTAAAGCCACTTTATTAAATCCTTGCTCTTGAGCTGTTGAATATAAGTACCCTCTTCTCATTCTTGAAAAAAATGAACAAAAAGATGAATTTTTTCTAATTTTTTCACCAGCTAATTCAAAAATTTGTGTATCAATAATTTCGTGTTCTATTCCATGTTCTTTACAGTGATTGCTTAAAAATTCTATTTGCTCACCCATTCCATAAGTTACAGTAACTGCTTTAAATTCGAAATTAAATGGAACTACTTTTTTTAATCTATTTAATGAATGAATCAAAGTTAAAGAGTCTTTTCCTCCTGAAAATCCTACTAAAACCCTATCTCCCTCTTTTATTAGTCCATATTCTGCATTTGTTCTTCCAACTATTGTAGAAATCTTTTTACTTAATTCAACCAAAATATTATTCCTATAAATTTTTCGCAATTATATCAAATTAGTATAAAATAATCTCTTTTACTCAGTTTTTAGATAAAAAATATATAATTTCATAAACAAAACTAGAAAGATTCAAAATATGACGCTAGAAGAAGAAAAAGAGTTTAGACAAAAAATCCAAGATACCATACTTCCAATTGCCATAAATATGACAGAGGATCAAATAAGATCAATCATATTATCAGTTGAAAAAAATAATCCAAATTTACCTGAAGGTTTTGGTGCAATGTTATTTGAAAAAATAATGATATATAAATATAATAAATTAAGTAAATAATAATCATGAGAAATTTTATAAGTTACAAAAAATCAATTGAAATTTTAAATAATATTGAATTAAATAAAAGAGCTACTCAAAAAGTTTTTATTACTAATGCTATTGGAAAAGTAGTAGCAAAAGATATTATTGCTTTTGAAAACAGTCCTTCTTTTCCAACTTCTGCAATGGATGGATATGCCATAAAATATGAAGATTTAGAAAATGATTTCATAGAAATAATTGATAAAAATCCAGCTGGATTTGTTGTTGAATCGCAAGTTAGCATTGGTAAATGTATAAAAACTTTTACTGGTTCATTAATGCCAAAAGGAAGTGATACTTTAATTCCTATTGAAAATGTTGAAGTTGTTAATAATAAAATTAAAATCATAAAAAAAGTTCCTTTTAGTTTTGCTGTAAGACAAATAGGTGAAAATTATAAAGAAAATGAAGTTTTAATCAAAAAAGGAACTGTTATTGGATTTGCTGAAGTGGGAGTTTTAGCTTCTTTAAATATCTCACAAGTAGAAGTAATAGTAAATCCTACAATTGCAGTTGCTAGTACAGGAAGTGAAGTTTTAGATTTAGGAGAGACTCAAACAAATGACTCTCAAATAAGAAGTTCAAATCACTTAACTTTAGAAGCTTTATTTAAAAGCAATAAAGCAGATGTTTTACAAATGGGAATTGTAAAAGATGATATAGATTCAATTACAAATATGTTTGAAATAGCTTTAAGTAAAGCTGATATAGTTGTAACAACGGGTGGTGTTTCTGTAGGGGATTATGATTTTGTACAAGATGTCATAAAGGATAGACTAAAAGCTGAGGTTTTATTTCATGGAGTTACTATAAAACCAGGAATGCATATATTAGTAGCTATTAAAGAGAAAAAAATTATAGTTGCTCTTCCAGGGTTTGCTTACTCTTCTACTGTTTGTGCAATACTTTATGTTTTACCTTTGATTTTTAGATTTAGAGATTCTAATGAAAAATTACCAATTGTAAAAGCAAAAATAACTCAAGACTATCCAATGAAAATGAAAAAAACTATTTTTACAGCTTGTAATGTACACTATGTAAATGGTCAATACCAAATCGATTTTGAAGGGAAAAAGGAAGGAACAAGTGCAATTTTGACAAATATGCTTGGAAATCCTGCTTTACTTATTCAAGATGAAGATAGTGAAGATTTAAAAACTGGAGATTTAGTAGATATATTACTATTAAACCAATTAAAATAATGACTACTCGAATTTTTCATATTTTAATGGTTTTTGCCATGATATTTTGGGGTGCTTCTTGGATTAGTACCAAAGTTTTAACAACTTATGTAAATGAATATGAATTAGTTTTTTTAAGAATGGGAATCTGTTTTATTACAATGTTTCCCATCATCTATTTTTATAAGCTCTCTTTTAAAATTGATTTAAAATCTTTTTATTTGATTCTTGTTGCTTCAGTTATCTTAACTTTTTATAGTATCGTTATGTTTTTAGGAGTTGAACATGGTACAGGGAGTTTTGGAGGAGCTTTAGTAACTACTTTAATACCAATAATAACTTTTATATTAATCGCTTTTTTACATAAAAAAACTATTAGCTTAAAACACTCTTTTGCACTTATTCTTGGTGCATTTGGGGTTTTAAATATGTTAAATATTTGGAATTTTGATTTATATGAGATATTTTCAAAAGATAATATATATTTTTTATTGGCTGCTTTTTTATGGTCGATTTTAACTATTGTTACTTCTAAAGCTACTAAAATAAATGCTTTTGTTTTTACCTTTTATACTTATATAATTTCAAGTTCTGTTCTTTTTATCTTTTTTGTAGATGCAAATATTTTTGAAAAAGTTTTAGATTTTGATTTTATTTTTTGGTTTAATATATTTGTAATTACAATTTTAAGTACCACTTTTGCAACTTCTATATATTTTATAGGAGCCTCTAAACTTGGAGCAAAAGAGGCATCTTCTTACATCTTTTTAGTTCCTGCTTCTGCTTTGAGTTTTGGAGCTATATTTTTAGGTGAAGAGATAACCTTTAATGTAATAATTGGAACAATTTTTACTATTATTGCAATTTATATTTTAAATAACTTAAATTTCTTTAAGTTATTTAAAAAAGATTAATGACAATCTTTTGAAGAACAACAACTCTCTTTTTTTCTATAAAGCCAAGGTTTTATAAGATAATATGACATTAAAGCAAGCATTATAAAACTTGAAATTTGAGAAAATAAAGAGCTAGTTTGTTCTTCTAAACTAAAATTCAATATATTTATATCTATAAAAAACAAATCAAATAGATATCCAAAAATTAAAGATAAAATTGCAATCATAGTTAAATATATAATCAATGAAGTTTTACCTAACGTTTTATAAACAACTCCCATAGTTATCAAACTTGTAGCAGGTCCTGCACTTAAAAGTATAAAAGCAGCTCCTGGACTCATACCTTCTATTATCAAAGCTGCTGCTATTGGTAAAGAGGCTGTTGCACAAATATATAAAGGCATAGAAAACAAAATTATTACAAAATAAGTAAGTATTTGATTTTCAAAAAGTAAACTTGTGTACTCTTTTGGAGCTAAAGTTGTAAAAAGTGTAGCAAATAAAAGTCCAATAAAAAGTGGCTTTACCATATCTTTAAATAGTGTTACATAAGCATAAGAAAAAACCTCTTTTATTGAAAATCTTTTTTTCTCTTTTTTACTAGAACAAGAACAGCTACAAGAACAAGAATTTTGCTCTTTTTCTATTTTTTTACTCTCTTCTTTATCAAAAATATTTTGAACAATTCCCACAACAATAGCTATTATCATAGATGAAATCACTCTGTAAATTGTAAAAAATAGTCCAAAAAAAGAGTAAGTTGCTAAAATAGAATCAACACCTGTTATTGGACTTGAAATCAAAAAACTTTGAACAGCACCCTTACTAGCACCCTCTTTTCTTAAACTTTGAGCTAAAGGAATAACAGAACATGAACAAACAGGAAGTGGAATTCCTAAAATTGTAGCTTTTATAACTGAACTAATATTTCCA
Coding sequences within:
- a CDS encoding putative metalloprotease CJM1_0395 family protein; protein product: MEIYDSYQNTSSLYQQIAIKKSELSNIDKKEFEKSTFEKNDTVVLGEKNYDENDYQRVLNKFKNKDNEIRTHEQTHASGAQTTTAISYNYQVGPDGKLYATGGSVRFDTSIPQDPQSAKVKLEQLKDASSSVGSLSGADASIAQVANLNKMLLESLKEGFNYENR
- a CDS encoding DMT family transporter, giving the protein MVFAMIFWGASWISTKVLTTYVNEYELVFLRMGICFITMFPIIYFYKLSFKIDLKSFYLILVASVILTFYSIVMFLGVEHGTGSFGGALVTTLIPIITFILIAFLHKKTISLKHSFALILGAFGVLNMLNIWNFDLYEIFSKDNIYFLLAAFLWSILTIVTSKATKINAFVFTFYTYIISSSVLFIFFVDANIFEKVLDFDFIFWFNIFVITILSTTFATSIYFIGASKLGAKEASSYIFLVPASALSFGAIFLGEEITFNVIIGTIFTIIAIYILNNLNFFKLFKKD
- a CDS encoding DUF523 domain-containing protein gives rise to the protein MKILISSCLLGEDVRYDGNNSSIAFTPSFTFSIKELFMDILCENEIYSFCPEVAGGLPVPRASSEIIKNDKPFIVKNEKGDDVTINFLLGAKKALDICKEENIKVALLKAKSPSCGNKQIYDGTFSSKLIDGQGLTARLLEENGVKVFNENEIKDLAKFIKTNK
- the trxC gene encoding thioredoxin TrxC, encoding MSKINVVCPHCLKVNAIPLKDSYTKANCGECKKSLLETTPLELSEKNFDHVIVNSEIPVIVDFWAPWCGPCKMFAPIFNDVAKKYPLKALFVKVNTEAEQNLGARFAIRSIPTLVVYKNGVEKKRVSGALDPLRLVNLVNENL
- a CDS encoding GGDEF domain-containing protein; amino-acid sequence: MLYKFLKSTTLKLLLLVCTVLATLIISALLFNSQVDKLKKQIDIIYFANLIPIIKLQIIADNYQEIVSCRKVKFNCDFKKEQEIIFQEWDYYYNAYKTKDEKIVVDTINQEIIDSFKENKYTVFLNILKRIDFLIKYETQEAFKQRKTFLEDYEEMKNYLFYNIVTILILSFAVIVFIILQVIKKDKQLTVLNKKYQIEAITDGMTQLYNRKYFDTIFDNMPFISNANNWQCAFIMVDIDYFKQYNDTYGHDMGDIALKKVAQTLKEYFSKKYEFVFRLGGEEFGVILFDINENILENCLKDMNKKILELQIEHKNSKILDVISISMGAIIYNPNSYISANKLYKFADESLYKSKENGRNQYHIYNEGK
- a CDS encoding SO_0444 family Cu/Zn efflux transporter, with the protein product MDLAFSLANNFLSLLDAMAIYILIGLLIAGFLKQIIPDDFIIKHLGNGNISSVIKATILGIPLPVCSCSVIPLAQSLRKEGASKGAVQSFLISSPITGVDSILATYSFFGLFFTIYRVISSMIIAIVVGIVQNIFDKEESKKIEKEQNSCSCSCSCSSKKEKKRFSIKEVFSYAYVTLFKDMVKPLFIGLLFATLFTTLAPKEYTSLLFENQILTYFVIILFSMPLYICATASLPIAAALIIEGMSPGAAFILLSAGPATSLITMGVVYKTLGKTSLIIYLTMIAILSLIFGYLFDLFFIDINILNFSLEEQTSSLFSQISSFIMLALMSYYLIKPWLYRKKESCCSSKDCH
- a CDS encoding molybdopterin molybdotransferase MoeA — protein: MRNFISYKKSIEILNNIELNKRATQKVFITNAIGKVVAKDIIAFENSPSFPTSAMDGYAIKYEDLENDFIEIIDKNPAGFVVESQVSIGKCIKTFTGSLMPKGSDTLIPIENVEVVNNKIKIIKKVPFSFAVRQIGENYKENEVLIKKGTVIGFAEVGVLASLNISQVEVIVNPTIAVASTGSEVLDLGETQTNDSQIRSSNHLTLEALFKSNKADVLQMGIVKDDIDSITNMFEIALSKADIVVTTGGVSVGDYDFVQDVIKDRLKAEVLFHGVTIKPGMHILVAIKEKKIIVALPGFAYSSTVCAILYVLPLIFRFRDSNEKLPIVKAKITQDYPMKMKKTIFTACNVHYVNGQYQIDFEGKKEGTSAILTNMLGNPALLIQDEDSEDLKTGDLVDILLLNQLK
- a CDS encoding exopolyphosphatase → MNNQIVSVDLGSNSFRVLKYDCLNHQIISEHNEVVGMADGLVDTGIISKEAIARVIKAINHSIEIINYNPKEAICVTTAAMRKASNSQEVLECLKKETQLDFKIIDGDEEARLTLLAVKYALKREKIESDNFILLDIGGGSTEIIVNCNENYQAKSFDFGIVTMTQKYLKSNDLQKDLENRKSEIKLFLDSLNIDFKKFPFVATAGTPTTIAAIKLGQDFFSYDRNIVNGITVNLEDLSFCLNILKNSSKDEITKLVGKGRVEFIEVGILIYKTIFEVFNKKESIVLDDGLREGVAINYCLTKCKD
- a CDS encoding CDP-alcohol phosphatidyltransferase family protein, with translation MSFLFNKHNHFNLANIVTFFNIASGIFAIYFLTHQEFFAAALFAWLAGGFDIIDGKIARKYNLSTQFGIQLDSYADFLSFVIVPAMFIYFAVVDTKEAFLSMPLVIFAFVYYVISGLRRLIQFNINADEGKVEKYFTGIPTPLGAILLWLVYLIYLTGFINETFVLFMMIVIGYLLNSKIKIPHL
- a CDS encoding ATP-binding protein — encoded protein: MVELSKKISTIVGRTNAEYGLIKEGDRVLVGFSGGKDSLTLIHSLNRLKKVVPFNFEFKAVTVTYGMGEQIEFLSNHCKEHGIEHEIIDTQIFELAGEKIRKNSSFCSFFSRMRRGYLYSTAQEQGFNKVALGHHLDDAMESFFMNFFYNGTMRSMPPIYKAENGLEVIRPLIFCRERQLRAFANTNEINVIGDEACPGLRFDVKMPHARATTKELLAKLEEENPKIFVSMKAAFKNIQLSTFFYKDIKEIDANIKEDELI